A stretch of the Theropithecus gelada isolate Dixy chromosome 7a, Tgel_1.0, whole genome shotgun sequence genome encodes the following:
- the SNX22 gene encoding sorting nexin-22 isoform X1 — MLEVHIPSVGPEAEGPRQSPEKGHMVFQVEVLCSGRRHTVPRRYSEFHALHKRIKKLYKVPDFPSKRLPNWRTRGLEQRRQGLEAYIQGILYLNQEVPKELLEFLRLRHFPTDPKASNWGALGEFLPGESSSQQHQRPVLSFHMDPYVCTPSPELLPNVVVNGVLQGLYSFSISPDKAQPKAACHPAPLPPMP; from the exons ATGCTGGAAGTTCACATCCCGTCGGTGGGGCCTGAGGCCGAGGGGCCCAGGCAGAGCCCGGAGAAAGGCCACATG GTGTTCCAAGTGGAGGTGCTGTGCAGCGGGCGCAGACACACGGTGCCGAGGCGCTACAGCGAGTTCCACGCGCTGCACAAGCGG ATCAAGAAGCTGTACAAAGTGCCCGACTTCCCCTCGAAACGCCTGCCCAACTGGAGGACCAGAGGGTTGGAACAGCGCCGGCAGGGCTTGGAGGCCTACATCCAG GGCATCCTGTACCTGAACCAGGAGGTGCCCAAGGAGTTACTGGAATTCCTGAGACTTCGGCACTTCCCCACAGATCCCAAGGCTAGCAACTGGGG CGCCCTGGGGGAGTTCCTGCCTGGCGAGAGCAG ctcccagcagcACCAGCGGCCTGTCCTGAGCTTCCATATGGATCCCTATGTTTGCACCCCCTCCCCAG AGCTGCTGCCCAACGTGGTGGTGAATGGTGTGCTCCAGGGCCTCTACAGCTTCAGCATCAGCCCAGATAAAGCCCAGCCAAAGGCGGCCTGTCACCCTGCTCCTCTGCCACCGATGCCCTGA
- the SNX22 gene encoding sorting nexin-22 isoform X2, giving the protein MLEVHIPSVGPEAEGPRQSPEKGHMIKKLYKVPDFPSKRLPNWRTRGLEQRRQGLEAYIQGILYLNQEVPKELLEFLRLRHFPTDPKASNWGALGEFLPGESSSQQHQRPVLSFHMDPYVCTPSPGEEVPRYRATGVGYGLGISQLLGPSGSITFLLPTSGATISCSCSLEPAL; this is encoded by the exons ATGCTGGAAGTTCACATCCCGTCGGTGGGGCCTGAGGCCGAGGGGCCCAGGCAGAGCCCGGAGAAAGGCCACATG ATCAAGAAGCTGTACAAAGTGCCCGACTTCCCCTCGAAACGCCTGCCCAACTGGAGGACCAGAGGGTTGGAACAGCGCCGGCAGGGCTTGGAGGCCTACATCCAG GGCATCCTGTACCTGAACCAGGAGGTGCCCAAGGAGTTACTGGAATTCCTGAGACTTCGGCACTTCCCCACAGATCCCAAGGCTAGCAACTGGGG CGCCCTGGGGGAGTTCCTGCCTGGCGAGAGCAG ctcccagcagcACCAGCGGCCTGTCCTGAGCTTCCATATGGATCCCTATGTTTGCACCCCCTCCCCAGGTGAGGAGGTGCCTAGATACCGGGCTACAGGGGTAGGGTATGGGCTTGGCATTTCTCAGCTCCTGGGACCGTCAGGCAGCATCACCTTCCTGCTGCCCACCTCTGGAGCCACTATCTCCTGCTCCTGTTCCCTGGAGCCTGCTTTGTAG